In the Methanosphaera stadtmanae DSM 3091 genome, ACTCCAACAATAATTGTTGGAACCAACACAAACAACTCTACAACAATACTAACAGCAATAATCCTTGATAACAATAAAAATATCATATACAATGGACGTGTAGCATTTAAAATCAATGGGAAAACAGTAGGACACTCAGAAATTAAAAATGGATTAGCATTACTTGTACTTGATACACGTAACTACAATGTAGGAAACTATACAGTAACATGTGTATATGGTGGAAACAACCATTATACAGAAGCAACAGGTGAGAGTATATTAACAATTAACTCTCTTAACATAAAACAAGTAATAATACCAGTAACTACAAAAACTGGAAGTACAATTACACTCACATCATACCTTACAAGTGATGATAAAACACTAGTAACAAATGGACGTGTAATATTCAAACTTAATGGTAAAACACTAAAAGATGAATTTGGAAACATACTCTATGGCTCAGTAACAAATGGTATGGCAAGTATTACATACTCATTACCAAATACAATGGCTGCAAAAGATTACATACTAACAGCAGTAGCTGCAGGACACAACTATGATAGAATAGAAACAAACACAACATTCACAGTAGAAAAACAAAATACACAAGTAATACTTAATCCACAACATGTAAAACGTAGCAACAAAACACAAATCACTGCACAAATAATTGATGAAACAGGAAACTTTGTAACAGGAACAACAAAAGTAGCAATAAAACTCAATAATAAAACAATAGCACATACAACAGCAAGTAATGGAATACTAAATACAACACTTGACTTATCAATATACAAACAATCATACTTTGACTTAACAATAGTAGCTGGAGAAAATAACTTATACAACAGTAGTAAATCAACAAATGCACTGATTATCGAATAAATATGTATCATATGTTATCACAAGGAAACATAAGAAGGAGGGATGTGGTTTAACACACACCTCCTTTTTTTTTATTAAAAAAGGTATAATATGAATACAATAACAATATTATGGTTAATTACTAACTTTTGATATAAGATTTTTTTGAATGTAAAACAGTAGATTGTTTAATGGTTAAAAAAACTCTCATAAATAGAATATAAGTAATAAGTTCTGATTTTAGGTAATTAATTATAAATCTCTAAAAAAATAAAAATAAGGGAATCTTTTTTTTAATCTTCACGTAGATTATACAGTGAAGATATACTTCTTGCTAGGAATATTTGATAGTAAGCTGTTATTATTGATGTTAATATGTATGTTAATCCTATAAATGTTAATGTAAATATATTGGAATTCCAGAATAATCCCATGATTTGTCCTGAAACAATTCCTACACCCATTGATACTATGAGTATTATGAATGTTGTTAATGTAGTTATTCCTGTGAAGATAATTAATATATCAATATATAATTCAAGATATGTTTTAACACCTATTGATTTAATTATATTGATTATTTCCATTATATTCAAGGTTTTAATTACATCACCATTATTATAAACCATGTGTGGTGTAGATATTAAGAATAGGAAAAATATTACAAGCCATAATAGAATTGTAAATAATATGAATAAGTAGAATGATATTCCTAAGGCTCCTACAAGTATTCCAATAATTAATACTAAAACACATGGTATAATATAGAATAATTTTGTAAGAATTACTCTAAAACCATTTGATAATAGATTTGTATAGTTATTAAATTCTGGTAATGGTTCTATAAAGTTTATTACACCTTTTAGGGACTGTTGTTGTATTCTATAATAATATCCTTCTGCTATAAGTAAAGGTATTATTAGAAATCCAAATATGTATAATATGGATAATTGTAATAATTTTTTAGTGTCTTGTTGTGAATAATCAACAGCATCCTTAAGTATTTCAAAGATCATTTATTTCCTCTTCTTCATCTAATAAGAAAACATCTTCTATTTTTTCTTGTTTTAAAATTTTCGTTATTTGGTATGCTAAAATTAATGATGGATTGTATCTTCCATGTTCAAGGGCACTGATTGTTTGTCTTGCAACATTAACTTTTTTAGCAAGGTCTTGTTGACTAATTCCCATCTCTTGACGTAAATATCGAACTTTAGTTTTCATATAATAAAAACAACACCTTTTATACCTATTACATTCTTATTTGTATCTTCTATTATTTACTATTTAAGAATATAATCTAGAGAGTAATATCTGTTTTTGTAAAGTATAACCAAGATAATATGAATCCAATTATAGATATGAGTATTATTACTGTAAATGGTATTAGTGGACTTTGATTATATATTAGGCTATTTATATATGGTTGATATGTTGATAGTAAATATACTGCTGTTCCTGGATTATATACTGATAATTTATCACCTATTGACATTACATTTGCAAGTACCATTGCCACTCCACATATAATACTTGGAATTATATTTTTAAGTAGCATTGTTATAAAGATAAATGGAGTTATTAATAAAAATAACAATACATCAGCAATATATAATTCCTTTAAGAAAATCATTAAGGATTGTGTTGTTAATTGTGTTGCACCTCCAATGTATCCTACAAATATTGTACTTAAATAAAATATAAGTGTTAATATTGACATCCATATGAATATCACTACTAGTTTTGATATTATAAATTTAGTTCGTGATAATGGTGTAGTTATCACAGTTTTAAGGGTATGTTCTGTGTATTCTCTATTGAATATGTATGTAGCAAGTAGTATGTATAATAGAAAACCAAATAATAGTGTTACATATTCTAATGATTGTTCAAATAATAGGCTGTAGGTAAATGTTGATTCTATTTTAATCATCATAACAAGTAGTAGTATTGCTGGTACTAAACTTCCAAATAGTGTTATTGTAAACATTCTGGAACGTTTAAGTTTTAGAAATTCACCTTCTATTAATTCAAACATTCTATTTCATCTCCTATTACTTTTAAATAGTATTCATCTAGGGTATCTTGTTGTATTTTAATTTGATATACATCTATGTTATTTTTTACAAATAACTTATTAATTTGACTGATTTTATCGAAGTCTTTCCTTATTATTATCTGATTCTTATTAATTTCTGGTATTATTTTAAATGCTTTTTTAAGTATATATGATGCTTTATAGGTATCTGATACTTCAATTTGAATGTATTTTTTAGTTTTTTCCCTGAATGTATTCATACTTATTTGTTCTAATAGTTGTCCATGGTGTATTATACCAATTGTATCTACTAGTTGTTCTATTTCTGAGAGTATGTGGGATGATATTATGATTGTTGTATTGTTTTTTGTGGCTAATTTCTTTAAATATTGTCTAATTTCCTGTATACCTAATGGATCTAGACCATTTATTGGTTCATCTAATATGAGTATGTCTGGATTGTTCATGATTGTTAGTGCTATTGCTAGTCTTTGTTTCATTCCAAGAGAGTATGCTTTAACTAATTTTTTATTATTAGTAAGTCCCATTGTATTTAGTGCATGTTCTACTTTTTCTTTGTTGTAGTTTCCTTGTATTTTAGAGAAGTATTTTAGATTTTCAAATCCTGTTAGATTTTCATAAAATCCAGGTGTTTCTATTATAACTCCTATTTTTTTGTATATGTCTATGTTTTCTTGGGGATTTTTTCCAAATATTCTTATTTGGCCTGATGTTTTTTCACTTAGATTTGTTAAAAGACACATTGTTGTTGTTTTTCCTGCACCATTTTGTCCTAGTAGGCCATATATTTCACCTTCTTTTATTTTTAGATTTAGATTATTAACTACTGTGTCATTTTTATATTTCTTTGTTAGATTTTGTGTTTGAATTATGTATTCCATTTTTTTCCTCCATTATTGTCAACTATAAAATATATTTATTGTTAGAAATACATTCCAAATGTTAAATATATATTCCATATGTTAAAATTATATTCCATAGTATTTATAAGTATGGTATGAAAAAATAAAATAAAAAAAGAAATAAAAACCCTTAAATAATAAATAAATGGATATAATGGATTTCTTTTAAATAATCCCCAATATTTAAAAAGTTATGTGTAAAATCTCAAAAAAACAATTGAAGAAAACTTATTAATAACTAAATATAAACATCATATTTAATTAAAAATTATAATGATGAAAATATGTATGAAAAAATAAGAGATTCACTCTATGAAATAAAAACAGAACGTCCAAGCTGTACAAGCTATCTTATATTAGATGAACAGAAAAATATTCTAATAGACCCAGGACTATATCAAAAATTTGATATGTTAAAAGAAAATATTGAAGAAATTGGAATAAAAATAGAGGATATAGATATAGTTTTAAATACTCATGAACATTATGATTACTTTGGAGCAAATAAATATTTCCAAAATACTGCAATAATAATGGCATATAAACTAGCATCTACTAAAATAATCAATGCAGATAATGAAATAATAAATTGTAGATGTAATAATGAAAATCCTGATGGATTTCAGATACATGTAGGACTTGAAAATAATAATGTTATAGAAGTAGGTAACTGGACACTAAAAGTATTATACACACCAGGACACACATCAGGTTCAGTATGCTACTATGAAGAAGAAAAAAGAATACTATTTACTGGAGACACAGTATATGCCAAGGGAACAATATCTGACTTAAGCTACTCTGGAAACTATGGATCATACATTAAAAGTCTAAATACACTAAACTCTCTAAAAGTAAATACAATGCTACCAGGTCATGGAGCAATATCAACAGATGTGGAAGAAGATCTAAATAAGGCAATATTAAATGCAACAAGAAGATATGAAGGTATGACACAATAAAAAAAAAAGTGGAGTAGAATAAAACTATATTCTACTTTAAATCCCTATTTCAGGGCAATATCCATAACAGTAAATTTCTTACTATTTTTAGAATGTTGGTTTTCAAGTCCAACATTTAAAGTAAAATTAAAATCCTTTTCAACAACATCATTTAATTCATCAAATGCAAGATTTAAATTCTCATTCATTAAATTATCAATCTTATCAAGAATCATTTTATAAGCCTCACAATAAGGATCAACACATTCTACCCTATTATCAGTAATTGTAAGAGCATTATATGGACATCCACCACGACAATAATCCATATGTTTACAATCCTTACAATTCTCATCAACAAAATCCTTATAATCAATAAGTAATAATTCAGCCTTACTACTCATTAAATCATCATATGATGGCTTATCACTAACATGTCCAATAACATATTCTGGCATATCAACAAATCTATAACACGGATAAATACTACCATCAGGGCCAATAGCAAAAGTACTACCCATACAATCAACATAAGTACATACAAAACCTTTACGCATAAACACAGCCTTACATAGATGATCAATATTTTTTAATTCTATAACATCAGCTAAGTTGAGATATTCATCAAGAAGATATAGTAATAATTCACCATAATCCTCAACATCAAGGGCAAAATTATCACTTTTATGACTTTTAATAGAAGGAAGTGCAGGATGAATCTTCATATTCAATCCATTTTCCT is a window encoding:
- a CDS encoding ABC transporter ATP-binding protein, with amino-acid sequence MEYIIQTQNLTKKYKNDTVVNNLNLKIKEGEIYGLLGQNGAGKTTTMCLLTNLSEKTSGQIRIFGKNPQENIDIYKKIGVIIETPGFYENLTGFENLKYFSKIQGNYNKEKVEHALNTMGLTNNKKLVKAYSLGMKQRLAIALTIMNNPDILILDEPINGLDPLGIQEIRQYLKKLATKNNTTIIISSHILSEIEQLVDTIGIIHHGQLLEQISMNTFREKTKKYIQIEVSDTYKASYILKKAFKIIPEINKNQIIIRKDFDKISQINKLFVKNNIDVYQIKIQQDTLDEYYLKVIGDEIECLN
- a CDS encoding MBL fold metallo-hydrolase produces the protein MYEKIRDSLYEIKTERPSCTSYLILDEQKNILIDPGLYQKFDMLKENIEEIGIKIEDIDIVLNTHEHYDYFGANKYFQNTAIIMAYKLASTKIINADNEIINCRCNNENPDGFQIHVGLENNNVIEVGNWTLKVLYTPGHTSGSVCYYEEEKRILFTGDTVYAKGTISDLSYSGNYGSYIKSLNTLNSLKVNTMLPGHGAISTDVEEDLNKAILNATRRYEGMTQ
- a CDS encoding ABC transporter permease, whose product is MFELIEGEFLKLKRSRMFTITLFGSLVPAILLLVMMIKIESTFTYSLLFEQSLEYVTLLFGFLLYILLATYIFNREYTEHTLKTVITTPLSRTKFIISKLVVIFIWMSILTLIFYLSTIFVGYIGGATQLTTQSLMIFLKELYIADVLLFLLITPFIFITMLLKNIIPSIICGVAMVLANVMSIGDKLSVYNPGTAVYLLSTYQPYINSLIYNQSPLIPFTVIILISIIGFILSWLYFTKTDITL
- a CDS encoding TIGR04083 family peptide-modifying radical SAM enzyme, with amino-acid sequence MIIPTMGCPANCSYCWSSETTSLCMSTKTMDDIVEWLKTFKKEPVTFTFHGGEPLLAGYEFFEYSLDKISKELSDLYPAFAIQTNLWKMDDKLASLFKKYEIPIGSSLDGPQELNDIQRGVGYYEKTMKGYEIAKKHGLDVSFISTFTNYSIKHKEEIFNFFKENGLNMKIHPALPSIKSHKSDNFALDVEDYGELLLYLLDEYLNLADVIELKNIDHLCKAVFMRKGFVCTYVDCMGSTFAIGPDGSIYPCYRFVDMPEYVIGHVSDKPSYDDLMSSKAELLLIDYKDFVDENCKDCKHMDYCRGGCPYNALTITDNRVECVDPYCEAYKMILDKIDNLMNENLNLAFDELNDVVEKDFNFTLNVGLENQHSKNSKKFTVMDIALK
- a CDS encoding helix-turn-helix transcriptional regulator encodes the protein MKTKVRYLRQEMGISQQDLAKKVNVARQTISALEHGRYNPSLILAYQITKILKQEKIEDVFLLDEEEEINDL
- a CDS encoding DUF4013 domain-containing protein yields the protein MIFEILKDAVDYSQQDTKKLLQLSILYIFGFLIIPLLIAEGYYYRIQQQSLKGVINFIEPLPEFNNYTNLLSNGFRVILTKLFYIIPCVLVLIIGILVGALGISFYLFILFTILLWLVIFFLFLISTPHMVYNNGDVIKTLNIMEIINIIKSIGVKTYLELYIDILIIFTGITTLTTFIILIVSMGVGIVSGQIMGLFWNSNIFTLTFIGLTYILTSIITAYYQIFLARSISSLYNLRED